One stretch of Actinomycetes bacterium DNA includes these proteins:
- a CDS encoding CHAT domain-containing tetratricopeptide repeat protein gives MAGEEGRGARAPHAPLELLPLALSRPREALTQARAVLAAGPGPYDASVAHQVVGIVLRDFGDVGSAIRELRTARSLARASGSPGREADVLATLGIALVFAGRTRSGLAALDAAVQQADGVLAGQVLARRGAMMMVLGRHREALDDLRPAVTLLARAGDPVWEARARTFRALVHLALGAPERADVDVVRAERLFAAAGQELESAVARQNRGFIAFRTGDLPVALAHLDEAARRYESLGTAVPDLSIDRCAVLLAAGLPREALQEADAAIRGLEQIRGQATKRAELLLTAASAALAAADTQAALERAQAANRLFGRQQREWWRAHATLLLLQASFTAGMASGRLLGRAGRTAAHLEALGSGEAPRAHLLAGRTALTLGRLADADRHLAAAARMRRRGPALSRATGWLAAALRAAAAGDTRRVLDACRRGLDLLDEHRLTLGASELRALATAQGAELAALAQRQAVRAGAARRLLAWSERWRATAMAVPPVRPPDDHQLQADLTAVRQVTSRLEQARAQGTPTGALQREQRRLEHAIRTRVMQARGTAGTADHAGSRFDVGALLEELGPALLVEIVDVDGDLHVLVCGAGKVRRFAAGRADEAKREVEFARFGLRRLAYSGSAERAEATLALLEGTGRRLEELFLGPASRHLGDGAVVVAPPGRLHAVPWALLPSLRDRVLSVAPSANVWLRARRAVPPAGRDVVLVVGPDLDTGGAEVPALAGKYDSVTVLDRGRATAARVLDAIDGAWLAHVAAHGSFRADSPLFSSLRLDDGPLTVHDLERLRRAPYRLVLPSCDSGLLAPVGADELLGLTSSLVPLGTVGIVASVVPVNDRAVVPLMLALHERLRHGATLAESLRDARWSLDADPVMAATGWSFVALGAG, from the coding sequence GTGGCCGGGGAAGAAGGCCGGGGCGCCCGTGCACCGCACGCGCCGCTCGAGCTGCTGCCCCTCGCGTTGTCCCGTCCCAGGGAAGCGCTGACACAGGCGCGCGCGGTGCTGGCGGCAGGGCCTGGCCCGTACGACGCCTCGGTCGCCCACCAGGTCGTGGGGATCGTCCTGCGCGACTTCGGCGACGTGGGCTCGGCCATCCGGGAGCTGCGCACCGCCCGCAGCCTGGCGCGTGCATCGGGCTCGCCCGGCCGCGAGGCGGACGTGCTCGCCACGCTCGGGATCGCCCTGGTCTTCGCCGGTCGCACCAGGTCGGGGCTGGCGGCTCTGGACGCCGCGGTGCAGCAGGCCGACGGCGTGCTGGCCGGTCAGGTCCTGGCGCGGCGGGGCGCCATGATGATGGTGCTCGGGCGACACCGGGAGGCGCTCGACGACCTGCGCCCCGCGGTCACCCTGCTCGCCCGCGCCGGTGACCCGGTCTGGGAGGCACGCGCACGCACGTTCCGAGCGCTCGTCCACCTCGCGCTCGGGGCCCCCGAGCGCGCCGACGTCGACGTCGTCCGGGCCGAGCGGTTGTTCGCCGCGGCCGGCCAGGAGCTCGAGTCCGCCGTGGCCAGGCAGAACCGCGGGTTCATCGCCTTCCGTACCGGCGACCTGCCGGTTGCGCTCGCCCACCTGGACGAGGCGGCCCGGCGCTACGAGTCCCTGGGCACGGCAGTGCCCGACCTCAGCATCGACCGGTGCGCCGTGCTCCTCGCCGCCGGCCTGCCCCGCGAAGCCCTGCAGGAGGCCGACGCGGCCATCCGCGGCCTGGAACAGATCCGCGGGCAGGCCACGAAGCGGGCCGAGCTGCTGCTCACCGCGGCGAGCGCCGCGCTTGCCGCCGCGGACACCCAGGCGGCCTTGGAGCGTGCTCAGGCGGCCAACCGCCTGTTCGGCCGCCAGCAACGGGAGTGGTGGCGCGCGCACGCCACCCTCCTGCTCCTCCAGGCCAGCTTCACGGCCGGCATGGCCTCGGGCCGGCTGCTCGGCCGGGCCGGGCGGACCGCCGCCCACCTGGAGGCGCTCGGCTCCGGCGAGGCGCCCAGGGCGCACCTGCTCGCGGGACGGACGGCGCTGACCCTGGGCCGGCTGGCCGACGCCGACCGCCATCTCGCCGCCGCGGCGCGGATGCGGCGGCGCGGGCCGGCCCTGTCACGGGCCACCGGGTGGCTGGCGGCGGCGCTGCGGGCCGCGGCGGCCGGCGACACGCGCCGCGTGCTGGACGCCTGCCGGCGCGGGCTCGACCTGCTCGACGAGCACCGGCTCACCCTGGGCGCCTCGGAGCTGCGGGCGCTCGCCACCGCGCAGGGAGCCGAGCTGGCAGCGCTCGCGCAGCGGCAGGCCGTGCGGGCAGGGGCAGCCCGCCGCCTGCTCGCCTGGAGCGAGCGCTGGCGGGCGACGGCCATGGCCGTCCCGCCGGTCCGCCCGCCCGACGACCACCAGCTCCAGGCCGACCTCACCGCGGTGCGCCAGGTCACCAGCCGCCTCGAGCAGGCGCGGGCCCAGGGCACGCCGACGGGCGCGCTCCAGCGGGAGCAGCGGCGGCTGGAGCACGCCATCCGCACCCGGGTGATGCAGGCCCGCGGGACCGCGGGCACCGCCGACCACGCCGGCAGCCGCTTCGATGTCGGGGCGCTGCTCGAGGAGCTCGGCCCAGCCCTGCTGGTCGAGATCGTCGACGTCGACGGCGACCTGCACGTCCTGGTCTGCGGGGCGGGGAAGGTGCGCAGGTTCGCGGCGGGTCGTGCCGACGAGGCCAAGCGCGAGGTCGAGTTCGCCCGGTTCGGGCTGCGGCGGCTCGCCTACAGCGGTTCGGCGGAGCGGGCCGAGGCGACGCTCGCCCTGCTCGAGGGGACCGGCCGGCGGCTCGAGGAGCTGTTCCTCGGGCCGGCCAGCCGGCACCTGGGCGACGGTGCTGTGGTCGTCGCCCCGCCCGGCCGGCTCCACGCGGTCCCCTGGGCGCTCCTGCCCTCGCTGCGGGACCGCGTGCTCAGCGTCGCGCCCTCCGCCAACGTCTGGCTGCGCGCGCGGCGGGCCGTGCCGCCCGCCGGCCGCGACGTGGTCCTGGTGGTCGGGCCGGACCTGGACACAGGCGGCGCCGAGGTGCCCGCGCTGGCCGGGAAGTACGACAGCGTCACCGTGCTCGACCGGGGCAGGGCCACCGCGGCCCGCGTGCTCGACGCCATCGACGGCGCCTGGCTCGCCCACGTCGCCGCCCACGGGAGCTTCCGCGCCGACAGCCCCCTGTTCTCCTCGCTCCGACTCGACGACGGGCCGCTGACCGTGCACGACCTCGAGCGGCTGCGCCGGGCGCCGTACCGGCTGGTGCTGCCGAGCTGCGACTCCGGGCTGCTGGCCCCGGTCGGCGCCGACGAGCTGCTCGGCCTCACCTCGAGCCTGGTCCCGCTCGGCACCGTGGGGATCGTCGCCAGCGTGGTCCCGGTCAACGACCGCGCGGTGGTGCCGCTGATGCTCGCCCTGCACGAGCGGCTGCGGCACGGAGCCACGCTGGCCGAGTCGCTGCGCGACGCCCGCTGGAGCCTTGACGCCGATCCCGTCATGGCCGCCACCGGCTGGTCCTTCGTCGCGCTCGGCGCGGGGTAG
- a CDS encoding S8/S53 family peptidase gives MAVDNEPPGRSPTRLETQVRLIVEGLRRSEPPREVDVEPPEWRERDTVDYLYQRDAILIRDEDLDRVLPLLVNPVVLDSLINGLTLLTFQGVRVDGEERRGLTVPQVLAVLDETVGVGVMTPNHVVSITPGATYCPATEPEETSATEPDPGVCPGQQDGTGVLATVVDTGLVPEAPDRHAWLAGVDGVEDPIPANREIPPYAGHGTFIAGVLRCMAPASAVFVERVFKQGGALLESDLVKALDKALDRTPDIISLSAGTRTRSNLPLLSFEAFWERRLRHYKGVVLVAAAGNEGDRGPFWPAAFPWTVSVGALAANWRSRASFSNHGGWVDVYAPGEGLVNAYAEGTFVCQERPHKGEKRTFHDMARWSGTSFSTPLVAGLIAARMSRTGENGRQAAEALLARAHAQALPGVGAVLLPCDDGDANGDACGGGHPPDRRGHCHPHGRCRC, from the coding sequence ATGGCTGTCGACAACGAGCCACCCGGGCGCTCGCCTACGAGGCTCGAGACCCAGGTCCGCCTGATCGTGGAGGGCCTGAGGCGATCAGAGCCTCCCAGGGAGGTCGACGTGGAACCGCCCGAGTGGCGGGAGAGGGACACCGTCGACTACCTGTACCAGCGCGACGCCATCCTGATCCGTGACGAGGACCTCGACCGGGTCCTGCCGCTGCTGGTGAACCCCGTCGTGCTCGACAGCCTCATCAACGGGCTGACCCTGCTGACGTTCCAGGGGGTGAGGGTGGACGGCGAGGAGCGGCGGGGCCTCACCGTCCCCCAGGTCCTCGCCGTGCTCGACGAGACCGTCGGCGTCGGCGTCATGACCCCCAACCACGTCGTTTCCATCACCCCGGGGGCGACCTACTGCCCGGCCACGGAGCCGGAGGAGACCAGCGCCACCGAGCCCGACCCGGGCGTCTGCCCAGGCCAGCAGGACGGCACCGGTGTGCTCGCGACCGTGGTGGACACCGGGTTGGTGCCTGAGGCGCCCGACCGGCACGCATGGCTTGCGGGGGTGGACGGGGTCGAGGACCCGATCCCCGCCAACCGCGAGATCCCGCCTTACGCCGGGCACGGGACCTTCATCGCCGGCGTGCTGCGCTGCATGGCGCCGGCCTCGGCGGTGTTCGTCGAGCGCGTGTTCAAGCAAGGGGGCGCGCTGCTCGAGTCGGACCTGGTCAAGGCGCTCGACAAGGCGCTGGACCGCACCCCCGACATCATCAGCCTCTCGGCCGGCACGAGGACCCGGTCCAACCTTCCGCTGCTCAGCTTCGAGGCCTTCTGGGAGCGGCGGCTCCGGCACTACAAGGGCGTCGTGCTGGTCGCCGCGGCCGGCAACGAGGGCGACCGCGGCCCGTTCTGGCCGGCGGCCTTCCCCTGGACGGTGTCGGTCGGCGCGCTCGCGGCCAACTGGCGCAGCCGCGCCTCCTTCAGCAACCACGGCGGCTGGGTCGACGTCTACGCGCCGGGTGAGGGGCTCGTCAACGCCTACGCGGAAGGGACCTTCGTCTGCCAGGAGCGGCCGCACAAGGGGGAGAAGCGGACGTTCCACGACATGGCCCGCTGGAGCGGCACGTCGTTCTCGACCCCGCTGGTCGCCGGCCTGATCGCCGCCCGCATGTCGCGGACGGGGGAGAACGGCAGGCAGGCGGCGGAGGCGCTGCTGGCCAGGGCCCATGCCCAGGCCCTTCCCGGCGTCGGCGCCGTCCTGCTCCCGTGCGACGACGGCGACGCCAACGGCGACGCCTGCGGCGGCGGTCACCCACCCGACCGCCGTGGGCACTGCCACCCCCACGGGCGGTGCCGCTGCTGA
- a CDS encoding VOC family protein, with product MPAASPDAAAVTGLLRIRNVTFDCADPYALAGFWRQATGYREDPDNGNQPGDPEALLVTPDGRLNLLFIGVPEPKTVKNRVHLDVVPTQRTRDEEVARLLDLGAALVADHRKPDGAGWVVLADPEGNEFCVERSDAERAAPAGP from the coding sequence ATGCCCGCAGCAAGTCCTGACGCAGCCGCCGTGACCGGCCTGCTGCGCATCCGCAACGTCACCTTCGACTGCGCCGACCCCTATGCCCTGGCCGGCTTCTGGCGCCAGGCCACCGGCTACCGGGAGGACCCGGACAACGGCAACCAGCCAGGCGACCCCGAGGCGCTGCTGGTCACCCCGGACGGCCGGCTCAACCTGCTGTTCATCGGCGTGCCTGAGCCCAAGACGGTCAAGAACCGCGTCCACCTGGACGTCGTGCCGACCCAGCGGACCCGTGACGAGGAGGTGGCCCGCCTCCTCGACCTGGGCGCTGCCCTGGTCGCCGACCACCGCAAGCCCGACGGCGCCGGCTGGGTGGTCCTTGCGGATCCGGAAGGCAACGAGTTCTGCGTGGAACGCAGCGACGCTGAGCGCGCCGCGCCGGCCGGTCCCTGA
- a CDS encoding GlsB/YeaQ/YmgE family stress response membrane protein, whose protein sequence is MVWFLIVLVVMGLVIGLLARLLVPGRDPLSLPATMALGIAGTLISGFIGRAFFGADGRFGSWLFALVITIVLVLLVRRLAARRTGW, encoded by the coding sequence ATGGTGTGGTTCCTGATCGTGCTGGTCGTGATGGGCCTGGTGATCGGCCTGTTGGCGCGGCTGCTGGTGCCCGGGCGGGACCCTCTGAGCCTGCCGGCGACGATGGCTCTCGGGATCGCCGGCACCCTGATCTCGGGGTTCATCGGCCGCGCCTTCTTCGGCGCCGACGGCAGGTTCGGGTCGTGGCTGTTCGCGCTGGTCATCACGATCGTGCTCGTGCTGCTGGTGCGGCGCCTGGCCGCGCGCCGAACCGGCTGGTGA
- a CDS encoding class I SAM-dependent methyltransferase: MDDDLDALLGEQIAYYRARAPEYDEEYVGRASWDRFIDELPITGDILELACGTGRWTPLLARRARSVTAVDAAPEMLALAGQRVRDLPVELVAADVFGWQPPRRYDTVFFAFWLSHVPPARFAAFWSTVSAALAPGGRACFLDTSNRVRAVETVLPGQPAPTVRRRLRDGSEYRAVKVFYGPADLAARLAAVGWSASIREVGVALLVGAAHPRSG; the protein is encoded by the coding sequence ATGGACGATGACCTCGATGCGTTGCTCGGCGAGCAGATCGCCTACTACCGGGCGCGCGCACCCGAGTACGACGAGGAATACGTCGGTCGAGCGTCGTGGGACAGGTTCATCGACGAGCTGCCGATCACCGGGGACATCCTTGAGCTGGCGTGCGGCACAGGACGGTGGACGCCGCTGCTCGCCCGCCGCGCCCGGTCCGTGACCGCCGTCGACGCCGCACCGGAGATGCTTGCGCTGGCAGGCCAGCGAGTCAGGGATCTGCCGGTCGAGCTGGTGGCGGCCGATGTGTTCGGCTGGCAGCCGCCGCGCCGCTACGACACGGTGTTCTTCGCATTCTGGCTGTCACATGTGCCACCCGCGCGGTTCGCCGCGTTCTGGTCCACGGTCAGCGCGGCGCTGGCACCGGGCGGACGGGCCTGCTTCCTCGACACCAGCAACCGTGTGCGAGCAGTCGAAACCGTGCTGCCCGGCCAGCCGGCGCCCACCGTCCGCCGCCGCCTTCGCGACGGCAGCGAGTACCGGGCGGTCAAGGTCTTCTACGGGCCTGCGGACCTTGCGGCCAGGCTTGCTGCGGTGGGCTGGTCGGCAAGCATCCGTGAGGTTGGGGTCGCCCTGCTTGTCGGCGCTGCCCATCCGCGCAGCGGTTGA
- the chrA gene encoding chromate efflux transporter translates to MSVQPRPGLLAVLREWGRIGCIGFGGPPTHIALLRELCVERKQWLSAQEFEDAVAACNLLPGPASTQLAIFCAWRVRGRSASLVGGVAFIVPGLVLILALAALFLAGSPPRWVRGAGAGAGAAVAAVAVQAGSRLASASWRRVQRASRSRWLLYLAAGGVATATVGPLLVLVLLGCGALELVTRRVRRAGTNAAGTAPIPLLAAGTIGGGALLPLAWVAFKVGALSYGGGFVIVPLMQADAVNHYHWMNGGQFLNAVALGQITPGPVVQTVAAVGYAAAGLGGGLLAAVFAFAPSFAFILLGGHRFDRLRSDRRARAFLDGAGPAAVGAILGSAIPLARALAEPWQYAVLAAAAALLLLLRRGVVLTLLSAGAVGALMAVGEGPLPH, encoded by the coding sequence ATGTCGGTGCAGCCACGGCCCGGTCTGCTCGCCGTGCTGCGGGAGTGGGGCCGGATCGGCTGCATCGGGTTTGGCGGGCCGCCGACGCACATCGCGCTACTGCGCGAGCTGTGCGTCGAGCGGAAGCAGTGGCTGAGCGCCCAGGAGTTCGAGGACGCGGTCGCCGCCTGCAACCTGCTTCCCGGTCCGGCCTCCACCCAGCTTGCGATCTTCTGCGCCTGGCGGGTCCGCGGCCGCTCCGCCTCGCTGGTTGGCGGAGTCGCGTTCATCGTCCCCGGCCTGGTCCTGATCCTCGCGTTGGCCGCGCTGTTCCTCGCAGGGTCGCCGCCGCGCTGGGTGAGGGGGGCCGGCGCGGGCGCGGGCGCCGCTGTCGCCGCTGTCGCCGTGCAGGCCGGTTCGAGGCTGGCATCTGCCAGTTGGCGACGGGTGCAGCGCGCCAGCCGGTCCCGGTGGCTGCTCTACCTCGCCGCCGGAGGCGTGGCGACCGCGACCGTCGGCCCGCTGCTGGTGCTCGTCCTGCTCGGCTGTGGCGCCCTCGAGCTGGTCACGCGGCGCGTCCGCCGAGCCGGCACGAACGCTGCCGGTACCGCGCCGATCCCGCTACTGGCAGCTGGCACGATCGGGGGCGGCGCGCTGCTTCCGCTCGCCTGGGTCGCGTTCAAGGTCGGCGCGCTCTCCTACGGCGGCGGCTTCGTGATCGTCCCACTGATGCAGGCAGACGCCGTCAACCACTACCACTGGATGAATGGCGGCCAGTTCCTGAACGCGGTCGCACTCGGCCAGATCACCCCCGGCCCGGTCGTGCAGACCGTCGCCGCGGTCGGCTACGCGGCTGCAGGTCTCGGCGGCGGCCTCCTCGCGGCCGTCTTCGCCTTCGCCCCGTCGTTCGCGTTCATCCTCCTCGGCGGACATCGCTTCGACCGCCTCCGCAGCGACCGGCGGGCGCGCGCATTCCTCGACGGTGCCGGCCCGGCGGCCGTTGGCGCGATCCTTGGCTCCGCGATCCCACTCGCGCGCGCGCTCGCCGAACCCTGGCAGTACGCCGTCCTCGCCGCAGCCGCCGCCCTCCTGCTGCTGCTGCGACGCGGAGTGGTGCTGACCCTGCTCTCAGCCGGAGCAGTCGGAGCGCTCATGGCAGTCGGGGAAGGACCGCTGCCACACTGA